A genomic region of Desulfuribacillus alkaliarsenatis contains the following coding sequences:
- a CDS encoding TaqI-like C-terminal specificity domain-containing protein → MKKTIETISIDEVCNILSISKATVRNWMHTGKISVVENDEGNLQFAKNEILRLKSQIDDGSIKLLQSRRNKGAVKGHFVATEYVSYKPYIDLAKQIISWVNSEPRLTSSNYDSTHLIRLVLLEVAFKFLRDRVVTHNNNNLKHAIQTLSENLSSLKLSPEVQQLLENVKNLEIPYIEGEDFLGLLYMALSQLGERKRKGSYYTPVHITDILAERALEQFIKNAEATDSIEIIDPCCGSGNFLIRLYLLLKKKNISARLSGFDIDPIATAIATINMFLIMGFPASEKVNRSLMLEAGKINFMIETIDTLDFTSDKSYDLIIGNPPWGYHFSKRELTELKQRYQAYSGSVESSCLFIEWAIANLRQNGVLGFVLPESILNVTSHMKIRELLLTNTRLDDIEQTSKRFSNVYSSVITLVATRSTNNKNTNNISNITQVRYLENPHYIINIATSCQENEIVQHMKQKPGNLYLAGNASFGLGIVTGNNKRHLHKTCPPLGEVILNGTAINKYQIIEEELFIEYAPTKYQQVAPESIYRAPEKLIYRFINKKLIFSYDNRQRLTLNSANIVIPELPGYDMKYVLAILNARATQFYYTCSFSSVKVLRKYIEDLPIPVCNDGKQTAIVSLVNHLLAENEKKQRDKIDNAAVVTEIFEEIDRHIMELFQLTQQQQALIKDKIKG, encoded by the coding sequence GTGAAAAAGACAATCGAGACGATAAGCATTGATGAGGTATGTAACATACTATCTATTTCCAAGGCTACTGTACGCAACTGGATGCATACTGGTAAAATCTCAGTAGTTGAAAATGATGAAGGTAATCTCCAATTCGCTAAAAATGAAATACTAAGACTTAAGAGTCAAATAGATGACGGCAGTATAAAGCTCTTACAAAGTCGTCGAAACAAAGGTGCAGTTAAAGGACATTTCGTAGCAACGGAGTATGTGTCCTATAAACCTTATATAGACTTGGCGAAACAAATTATAAGCTGGGTAAATAGTGAGCCAAGATTAACTAGTAGCAATTATGACTCTACTCATTTAATCAGACTAGTACTATTAGAGGTTGCATTTAAATTCCTTCGTGACAGAGTGGTAACACATAATAATAATAACTTAAAGCATGCTATCCAGACACTTAGCGAGAATTTATCAAGTTTGAAGCTATCGCCCGAAGTACAGCAGCTTTTAGAAAATGTTAAAAACCTAGAAATACCTTATATAGAAGGTGAGGATTTTCTTGGACTACTATACATGGCTCTTAGTCAGCTAGGGGAACGCAAGCGTAAAGGCAGCTATTATACACCAGTACATATTACTGACATCCTTGCAGAACGCGCCCTGGAGCAATTTATTAAGAATGCGGAAGCTACTGACTCTATAGAAATTATAGACCCGTGCTGTGGTTCAGGTAATTTCTTAATACGCCTTTATTTATTATTGAAAAAAAAGAATATAAGTGCGCGTTTGTCAGGCTTTGATATAGACCCAATCGCCACAGCTATAGCAACTATCAATATGTTCCTAATAATGGGATTTCCAGCTTCAGAAAAGGTTAATAGAAGTTTAATGTTAGAAGCAGGTAAGATTAATTTTATGATAGAAACAATTGATACACTAGATTTCACAAGCGACAAATCCTATGATTTAATCATCGGTAATCCACCTTGGGGTTATCATTTTAGTAAGAGGGAGCTAACTGAATTAAAACAGAGGTATCAGGCTTATAGTGGCTCTGTAGAGTCGAGCTGTTTGTTTATTGAGTGGGCAATAGCCAATCTAAGGCAAAATGGTGTGCTCGGTTTTGTTTTGCCTGAGTCAATTCTAAACGTAACAAGTCATATGAAAATTAGAGAACTACTTCTAACTAATACTAGACTTGATGATATTGAACAGACTAGCAAGCGCTTCTCCAATGTCTACAGTTCAGTAATTACACTGGTAGCTACAAGAAGCACAAATAATAAAAACACAAACAATATAAGCAATATAACTCAAGTGCGCTATTTGGAAAACCCTCATTACATTATAAATATAGCTACTAGCTGTCAGGAGAATGAAATAGTCCAGCATATGAAACAAAAGCCAGGCAACTTATATTTAGCTGGTAATGCTAGTTTTGGCTTGGGGATTGTGACAGGCAATAATAAGCGGCACTTACATAAAACCTGTCCGCCACTTGGAGAGGTTATCTTAAATGGCACAGCTATTAATAAATATCAAATTATCGAAGAAGAACTGTTTATAGAATATGCGCCTACTAAATACCAGCAGGTTGCACCAGAGTCTATCTACCGTGCTCCTGAAAAGCTTATATATAGGTTTATTAACAAGAAGCTGATTTTCTCTTATGACAATCGGCAGCGACTTACACTTAATAGTGCAAATATAGTAATTCCAGAATTACCTGGATATGATATGAAATATGTGCTAGCGATTTTAAATGCCCGGGCCACGCAATTTTACTATACATGTAGTTTTTCAAGTGTTAAGGTATTGAGGAAATACATTGAGGATTTGCCTATACCTGTATGTAACGATGGAAAACAGACAGCAATAGTTTCGCTGGTTAACCACCTACTTGCTGAGAATGAGAAAAAACAACGGGATAAAATAGATAATGCAGCCGTTGTCACTGAGATATTTGAAGAAATAGATAGGCATATCATGGAATTGTTTCAATTAACTCAACAGCAGCAAGCATTAATAAAAGACAAAATAAAAGGGTAA
- a CDS encoding amidohydrolase produces the protein MKAIINGTIITVANETIEQGTILIDGDKIVQISKGALELSADVEVFDATGKVVTPGLIEVHGHIGICEEGMGWEGDDTNEMTDPSTPYVRALDAINPFDRAFVDARKGGVTTVHTMPGSANVIGGETIVIKTAGTIVEDMVLKAVAGIKVAFGENPKRIYGDRKQLPSTRMGTAAVLRRELTKAQGYLEKCQIGKQDPEKMPDKDLGMEVLVKVLKKEIPLRAHAHRADDIVTAIRIADEFNVDITIEHCTEGHKIVEFLKQKQVNIAVGPTLSSRSKIELQDLGFETVKILMEAGIEVSILTDHPVIPVQYIPICAALAAKEGITEEEALKAITIYPAKHLGIADRVGSIEVGKDADIVIWSGYPLDYRSKVERTIINGHVVYGN, from the coding sequence ATGAAGGCAATTATCAACGGTACAATTATTACAGTAGCCAATGAAACAATAGAACAAGGGACAATACTTATAGACGGGGATAAAATAGTGCAAATATCCAAGGGAGCGCTGGAATTGTCAGCAGATGTGGAAGTATTTGACGCTACTGGTAAAGTAGTTACTCCAGGTTTAATAGAAGTACATGGCCATATCGGAATTTGTGAAGAAGGAATGGGCTGGGAAGGTGATGATACCAACGAGATGACAGACCCATCAACCCCTTATGTACGGGCTTTAGACGCTATAAATCCATTTGACCGAGCGTTTGTCGATGCTCGTAAAGGTGGCGTAACAACAGTTCATACTATGCCTGGAAGTGCAAATGTAATTGGTGGCGAGACAATTGTAATTAAGACGGCTGGAACGATTGTTGAAGATATGGTATTAAAAGCAGTAGCTGGAATCAAGGTCGCATTTGGTGAAAATCCTAAGCGCATTTATGGTGATCGCAAGCAGCTACCATCTACAAGAATGGGTACTGCTGCAGTGTTGCGTCGTGAGCTTACTAAGGCTCAAGGGTATTTAGAAAAATGTCAGATAGGCAAACAAGACCCAGAGAAAATGCCAGACAAAGACTTGGGTATGGAAGTGTTAGTCAAAGTTTTAAAGAAAGAAATACCTTTACGTGCTCATGCCCATCGGGCGGATGATATCGTAACGGCAATTCGTATAGCTGATGAGTTTAATGTGGACATAACAATTGAACATTGTACGGAAGGTCATAAGATTGTTGAATTCTTAAAGCAGAAGCAGGTAAATATAGCTGTTGGTCCAACCCTTTCAAGCCGCTCAAAAATTGAATTGCAGGATTTAGGCTTTGAAACTGTTAAAATACTTATGGAAGCAGGTATTGAGGTCTCTATATTAACTGACCACCCAGTAATACCTGTACAATATATACCAATATGTGCGGCGCTGGCTGCAAAGGAAGGAATTACTGAAGAGGAAGCATTAAAGGCAATCACCATTTACCCCGCAAAGCACTTAGGGATAGCTGATAGAGTCGGATCTATTGAGGTAGGTAAAGATGCAGATATAGTAATATGGTCCGGATATCCGTTGGATTATCGCAGTAAAGTAGAACGGACAATTATAAATGGGCACGTTGTCTATGGAAACTAA
- a CDS encoding STAS domain-containing protein: MIYTKEGNSKNIRLIADERMELRTVKSLRCELEGCIKRGYEDITIDFRNVKMIDCSAIGVIIAFHKKLKRLNGSIHLENVRSAHVQNLFNALRLSSILNIK, encoded by the coding sequence ATGATTTATACAAAAGAAGGCAACAGCAAGAATATTCGGCTAATAGCCGACGAAAGAATGGAGCTAAGAACCGTTAAAAGTTTACGCTGTGAATTAGAAGGATGTATTAAAAGAGGTTATGAAGATATAACTATTGATTTCCGAAATGTAAAAATGATTGATTGTTCAGCTATTGGTGTTATTATAGCCTTTCATAAGAAGCTAAAGCGTTTAAATGGGAGTATACATTTAGAAAACGTTAGAAGCGCACATGTGCAAAATCTATTTAATGCATTAA